The Malus sylvestris chromosome 8, drMalSylv7.2, whole genome shotgun sequence genomic interval ATGTGTGGTTCTTTGCATCTTAATAGTTGCATTTCATCAATTCTCAATATTTGTACTACTTATAGATTCTAATTTCTATAGTAACCTGTATCTTTACAACCTTACATACAATAACAAAACTAATAATTCATTTATGTAATACCTTGCAAGTGTAAGCATCGTTTGTATTAAAACTACCTCGTCATTGTTGTGCAATTCCCCCATTTGGATTTCTGACTATAGCCGCCTGATGTATTTAAGTTTTCTTTACTGCACTCTAATTTTCCCACCCATTTTTACAGGCACTTCACCTCATAACATTTTATATGCCACTCTGGGGTGCAATTCTTTACAATGGTTTTACATACTTTCAAGTGATAAGCATGCTGAAGAATGCAAGACGTGTATGTATTCCCGGtatcatttcttttttttcaaaaacataaTTTCCTATTGCTTTTACACTTGTTGAGATCGTAGTTCTGGTTTGGAAATTATAGATGGCAGCTGGCATGTCAGACCGGGCTTACCAATCAGATGCTAGAGCAGACATGAAGGTATATTGTGCTGCAACTGATTTCCTAGGGTCAGACTCAGACTGTGTTCCCATATATAGAGGCATAGAAATCCGTAAAAATCTATATTTATTTATCCCTTTTTTTGTAGTCTTATGTTTCGTGTATGTTAGATCATTTAAATGTACATCCAATAGCGGTTCATCTTAATTGTTTTCCATTGCTTTCATTCAACAGGCTTTGAACCGGTGGGGGTACTATCCGCTCATCCTGATAGGATCATGGGCTTTTGGCACAATCAACCGCATTCATGACTTTATTGAACCAAGTCATAAAATATTTTGGCTCTCAGTTCTTGATGTCGGGACAGCTGCACTCATGGTAACTTACTAATTTTGTATGGCAAAGTGGGCATTTCGTGTTTCGAAGAACATTGTTCATGTATAATTGACGGCTACTTtactagtttttatttatttatttttatcgtcCTGATAAGACATCTATTACTTTCATACTTATAGGGCTTGTTCAATTCAATAGCTTATGGCTTGAACTCCTCAGTGCGACGGGCAATATATGAAAGATTGGATTTGTAAGTCACAGTTGCTTTGTGTTTTTTCCAATTATCAACCTCTTAATAGTTGAAGAACAGATTTTACTGTGATCACTGTTGTAGAGTTTTCATTATCGGGTTTAGGATGCAGTATTCTTaactaaatggttgtgtttgGAAACCATTAGGTTTTGGCCAGACAGGCTTAAAAGATGGTTCCCCAACAGTTCAAAGTTTAGGAACCAAGAGCAAGAGAGTGAACTAGTGGCGCTGAAAATTGAAGATCAGCACTAGCAAGTTGGACATATTTGACTTGCCGATTTTTTCAACATTGTCCCATTAACTTAACTGAGCGTGGAATGAACGGAAGAGGTACACAGCGATGCACATCAGTGAAGGGTCGATTGCTCTCCTCCTCTCCATGGCAATTCCGAGGTGACTAACATCTTCAAATTCTACTTGTTCCATATTGAGACTGATTGAAATTGTTGTGGTAGATGTATCCGTAGATGGGTTGGTTCGAGTAGAACTTCGTGTAGAAGTTGTGATTATATGCAAAGCTGGATTCGTCAAGGTGTACAATTTACCTGTAGAGAAAAGTCTTGATTGATCTTTGATTAGGAATTGTCCCAAACTTTTCACTGTTATTGTCATGTATTCGGATTCCGACCGACGCCAATCCAAAAATTGGACGATTCAAATTTGAAGTCTGAAATTCCGAAATCAAGAACGGAAATGAAATGTATctgaaaattcagaaaaaaattgaattccaaaattACGATTTTCTGGTTAGAAATTTTTTGAAGTGGAATTGTATTTCTGATTCAACCCGGCCGGAAATGCCTATAAACTCCGGTTGTGCGTTGTTAGTTTCGGATGAGGATTCTCTGCATGTTTTTTGGGGTGCATGATTATGCAAGGTTTTTAATCTCAGCCATTAAAACTCATTAGACGGTTCAGATTGCACCAACATGTTAATTTCTGATGCTATTTCTCACATCTTTTTTTACTTTCTACACGTCCGTATTAATTTATGCCATTTGATCGTTTTCTATTCATTCTATTTGACaagcaaaaattaaaaactgaactTGATATACCTAGTACCTACTTTGCTAAGACGAAAACCAAATTGTCCTCCCACGCTGCTTCCCTTAACTCGACGTGGTCTAACATCTTGCTTTCCTTGCCCATTCTTTTTCGAAATAATTCAATGTAATTTATGGTTTGTCGTTGACGACTCCTTCTCAGTGTGGCAAGAGATGGGTAAATGAAGTGCTACgtcaaaaagaataaaaattaactTGACGGTTAGACTAACAGATGGATCAATCGCGTAAAGATTGTAAATTAAGGGTTGCAAAGTGTTAGTTTTGTAAAGATAGTAACCAAAATTGTAACGGTTCAAAACTAAAAGGTGCAAACTGCAAAGTGTGATTATTCCAATTTTAATGGAATTCCGAAAATGCCCAGTGTTTTCGCAAAGCTTTCTCCTTTGCTTTCGTTTGGAAAGTTCAGGCGCACCGAGGTCTGAGAGAGATGGAGGGAATAGTAGAGGGGGGCGGATCGGGTGCGGGCAGATACACGCTGCGGCCGGAAAGGCTGAGCAACGAGGACATACTGTTCTGCATAGACGTTGACCCAGAGTCGATGGTGGAGATGAAGGCTGCGATGGGCCCGAACGGGCGACCCTTAACCCGATTGGACTCGATCAAGCAAGCCATACTTCTCTTCATCAACGCCAAGCTTACCATCAATCCGGAACACCGATTTGCTTTCGCCACTCTCGGAAAGGCCGCGTCTTGGGTAGGTTTTCTCTGTTTTTTCCGTCCTCTTTTGCTTGGTTTCTGtttggtttccgagaaaatGTGCGATCAGGGGAAAAagggttttctgggttttgtgtATTTTTGAGTAATTAAGCTTCTGGAAACCATGATTGTTGCGTTGGGTGATTGTTTGGAGTCTTTCTGTGATATATAGCTTTATGGGTAGATTGAATTTATCAATTGTGTTATCGTTTATAGTTTGCTTGGCGGCCGAGAAAATGTAAGAAAATTCCGCGGCTTGTATTTTGGTTGCTGGATGAATGCAGGAAAATTAGTTTTCAATCATAATTTTGAAGCAACCCATCGTACAGAATTTGGTCATTTTGACTGAATGTGGGTGAGAAATCAATTCCTTCACTAACTTTTAACAAGAATCACTCAGATACCTTGTTGTAATCTTGTGTTTTCAATTCATAGGGCTAGGAAATCGGCGTTGAAAAGCCTTATCATCAGTTCTGTTGAATCAGATTTTTGGATACGAGCACATATGTCTCGGAAAAAGAAGTCCATCTGCCTCATGTTTCTTGCACATCATCCCAAATTTAGTGATAAATACTTGGGGATAATTTGTTTTCGATCAAAAAAACGTTTTCAATATTAGGAATTGATGAGAAACTATGTttgaggtcgcacttggtgcgatggcaagtgtcttcgcccatgagcggtaggtttcgggttcgagacttgggagcagcctctccataaatgggggtaaggctagccgacattcacctctcccagaccctgcgtaaagcgggagccttgtgcactgggtacgacctttatgaGAAACTATGTTTGCATATAGCTTTAGGCCAAAGTAAACCAAATTTCCTAAATTATCTATGCAATGTAAGCACACACTGTATTT includes:
- the LOC126633321 gene encoding G-protein coupled receptor 1-like, with amino-acid sequence MATTGQVAGGLTAYDRHVLMAVNAGAASLSFVGSGFIVLCYVLFKELRKFSFKLVFYLALSDMLCSFFSMVGDPSRGFFCYSHGYSTHFFCVASFLWTTTIAFTLHRTVVRHKTDVEDMEAMFHLYVWGTSLVVTVVRSIGNNHSHLGTWCWSQSGRSGKALHLITFYMPLWGAILYNGFTYFQVISMLKNARRMAAGMSDRAYQSDARADMKALNRWGYYPLILIGSWAFGTINRIHDFIEPSHKIFWLSVLDVGTAALMGLFNSIAYGLNSSVRRAIYERLDLFWPDRLKRWFPNSSKFRNQEQESELVALKIEDQH